Proteins encoded within one genomic window of Phototrophicus methaneseepsis:
- a CDS encoding ABC transporter ATP-binding protein has translation MNEAEHEQNVILDVEDLRVYYETPKGDVLAVDGIDFVLYEGETLGLVGESGCGKSTAAMGILQLITPPGRIVSGEVWLDGDNLLDLSEEELRKRRWTKLALIPQGAMNSLNPTMKISAQIKDVIETHEGRQSSEKLKKRVLELFSMVGLPGRIYNMYPHELSGGMKQRVCIAMAIALNPNVIIADESTSALDVVVQRVVAQTMLRVKEMLGVSMIMIGHDMGLMAQMVDRIAVMYAGHIVEISGVQELFHNPGHPYSQLLIESVPSLTERKPLKITEGITHDPRNPPPGCIFQLRCPFVMDECRRIPPPMINIAPNQQVACHLYKEQPDGSIIDVRDIATNP, from the coding sequence ATGAACGAAGCAGAACATGAACAAAATGTCATCCTGGATGTTGAGGATTTGCGTGTCTACTACGAAACGCCAAAAGGCGATGTGCTCGCGGTAGATGGCATTGACTTCGTCCTGTATGAAGGTGAAACGCTGGGCCTTGTGGGCGAATCTGGCTGTGGTAAATCGACAGCGGCGATGGGTATCCTGCAATTGATCACGCCTCCTGGGCGTATTGTATCGGGTGAAGTCTGGCTTGATGGTGATAACCTCCTGGATTTATCCGAAGAGGAACTCCGCAAGCGCCGTTGGACGAAGCTTGCGCTGATTCCACAAGGTGCAATGAACTCGCTTAATCCGACGATGAAGATCAGCGCTCAGATCAAAGACGTGATCGAAACGCATGAAGGCCGCCAAAGCTCGGAAAAGCTGAAGAAACGCGTCCTGGAATTGTTCTCGATGGTGGGGCTGCCAGGCCGTATCTACAATATGTACCCGCATGAATTGAGCGGCGGTATGAAGCAGCGTGTGTGTATTGCGATGGCGATTGCACTGAATCCGAATGTGATTATCGCGGATGAATCCACCAGCGCGCTGGATGTTGTGGTGCAGCGCGTTGTGGCACAGACGATGCTGCGGGTGAAGGAAATGCTGGGCGTCTCCATGATCATGATTGGGCATGATATGGGCTTGATGGCGCAGATGGTTGACCGCATTGCTGTGATGTATGCCGGGCACATTGTGGAGATTTCTGGCGTGCAGGAATTGTTCCATAACCCTGGGCATCCGTATTCCCAGTTGTTGATTGAATCTGTCCCGTCGTTGACCGAGCGCAAACCACTCAAAATCACGGAGGGCATTACGCATGATCCGCGTAACCCGCCGCCAGGATGTATCTTCCAACTGCGGTGTCCCTTCGTGATGGATGAATGTCGCCGTATTCCACCGCCCATGATTAACATTGCGCCCAACCAGCAGGTGGCCTGTCACTTATATAAAGAACAACCAGATGGGAGCATCATCGATGTCCGAGACATTGCTACAAATCCTTAA
- a CDS encoding ABC transporter permease translates to MTVWLAATVIWLIPRLAPGDPVTAMVSRMTRTAGYVENSDIIIEGWKERFGLNDPLAVQYVRYLGNIIRLDFGPSLAYFPTPVSEIIGRALPWTLGLLLVAVTITFVLGNLLGAIMVWTKTPRLIKVLIPLGMVFTSVPSILAALFLLYIFAFLLNWFPMLGAYEIGVQPGFNLEFIGSVIKHGTLPALSIILVSFGYWALGMRGMMITIEGEDYMHLARAKGLKSFYVLYRYMIRNAILPQITAFAITLGTLVSGQILVEYIFAYQGMGTIIYDAIVNQDFAVIQGTSFMIIVMTALAVLIIDLAYPFIDPRISHGGS, encoded by the coding sequence TTGACGGTATGGCTTGCGGCAACTGTGATCTGGTTGATACCACGTCTTGCCCCTGGGGACCCGGTTACCGCAATGGTCAGCCGCATGACGCGCACAGCGGGTTATGTGGAAAATTCTGACATTATTATCGAAGGTTGGAAAGAGCGCTTCGGCCTGAATGACCCCCTCGCTGTGCAATATGTGCGCTATTTGGGCAATATCATTCGTCTGGATTTCGGCCCCTCTCTGGCGTATTTCCCAACACCTGTTAGCGAAATTATCGGGCGTGCATTGCCCTGGACGCTTGGTTTGTTGTTGGTCGCTGTGACGATCACTTTTGTCCTGGGTAATCTGTTGGGTGCCATTATGGTTTGGACGAAGACGCCCCGGCTTATCAAGGTGCTTATCCCCTTGGGGATGGTCTTTACATCCGTACCATCGATTCTTGCAGCGTTATTCCTTCTCTATATCTTTGCCTTCCTATTGAATTGGTTCCCGATGCTGGGTGCTTACGAAATTGGTGTGCAGCCCGGTTTTAATCTGGAATTTATCGGGAGTGTGATTAAGCATGGCACACTACCAGCGCTTTCCATCATTCTTGTGAGTTTTGGTTATTGGGCACTGGGTATGCGCGGCATGATGATCACCATTGAAGGTGAAGATTACATGCATCTGGCACGTGCGAAGGGTTTGAAGTCTTTCTATGTGCTGTATCGCTATATGATACGGAACGCTATCCTGCCACAGATTACGGCTTTTGCAATTACACTAGGCACGCTCGTCAGTGGGCAAATCCTTGTTGAATATATCTTTGCGTATCAGGGTATGGGTACCATTATCTATGATGCGATTGTGAACCAGGACTTCGCAGTCATTCAGGGTACGTCATTTATGATCATTGTGATGACAGCGCTGGCTGTACTGATTATCGACCTGGCCTATCCGTTCATCGATCCGCGTATTTCTCACGGAGGTAGCTAG
- a CDS encoding iron transporter, with protein sequence MSAYRTPPMKKSDEAENNELDMARAQGDVYVSTLNHMAKDVADDGGEKRVGDYVIAYAVEKAEGMHHMKSGNLEWREPDEENVHVEVSVRDGADNRFIPNLKVHVTLIDPDGKEMGTHEQPFVWHPWLYHYGRNWKVTQSGTYKMHVRVEAPDFPRHDEKNGKRYAEDVEVDFDSVKIETGQG encoded by the coding sequence ATGAGTGCTTATCGAACACCACCAATGAAGAAATCCGACGAAGCAGAAAATAATGAACTGGATATGGCGCGTGCCCAGGGTGACGTCTACGTCAGCACCCTCAACCATATGGCGAAGGATGTTGCCGACGATGGCGGTGAAAAGCGTGTCGGTGATTATGTCATCGCTTATGCCGTTGAAAAGGCTGAGGGTATGCACCACATGAAAAGTGGCAATCTAGAATGGCGCGAGCCCGATGAAGAAAACGTTCATGTCGAAGTTTCTGTGCGTGATGGTGCAGATAATCGCTTTATCCCTAACTTAAAGGTTCACGTCACACTGATAGATCCGGATGGCAAGGAAATGGGGACACATGAACAACCGTTTGTCTGGCATCCGTGGCTATATCATTACGGCCGCAATTGGAAAGTGACGCAATCCGGCACCTATAAAATGCACGTCCGCGTTGAAGCGCCAGATTTCCCGCGTCATGATGAGAAAAATGGCAAACGATACGCTGAAGATGTCGAAGTCGATTTTGACAGCGTAAAAATCGAAACCGGGCAAGGGTAG
- a CDS encoding alpha-amylase family protein has protein sequence MRLWYKNAIIYELDVETFQDSNGDGVGDFAGLTDRLEYLTSLGINCIWLNPFYPTPNRDNGYDISDYYSVDPRLGTLGDFVDFTYAANDYGIRVIIDLVINHTSIDHPWFQKARQGKDSKYHDYYLWEDEMPEDPAGVVFPGPQESTWTYDEQAGQYYFHRFYKHQPDLNIGNKDVQEEIRKIMGFWLKLGISGFRVDAIPFVIEQDQFDKVAFDNKYDYIRNLRQFLSWRQGDSVLLAEANVKMDLVDEYFGDGDKMHMLFNFMGNQHLFAALAKEEATPLIEGIKKIPEIPEMGQWANFLRNHDELDLGRLDDKTQKFVFDKFAPEETMRIYNRGIRRRLAPMLSNNRHQLELAHSLIFTLPGTPIIRYGEEIGMGDDMSLPERNSVRTPMQWSSEDNGGFSNAPADDLVRKVIDDGEYGYEKVNVVEQQRHEDSLLSWMKKAISVRRQCPEFGAGEFELIETDDAHTLAHRCTWDGQTLIAIHNFANKKASVTLDFGSPDDGVVDLLGDQEYVPVDNDGEHEVKLEPYGYRWFRVRKDGRVNTENK, from the coding sequence ATGCGTTTGTGGTACAAGAATGCCATTATCTATGAATTGGATGTCGAAACATTTCAGGACTCAAATGGTGATGGAGTCGGTGATTTTGCTGGACTGACGGATCGACTGGAGTATCTGACCAGCCTGGGTATTAATTGCATCTGGCTGAACCCATTCTATCCTACGCCAAACCGGGATAATGGCTATGATATTTCGGACTATTATAGTGTGGATCCTCGGCTTGGGACCCTGGGCGACTTTGTGGATTTTACGTATGCAGCCAACGACTATGGTATCCGCGTTATTATCGACCTTGTGATTAACCATACCTCGATTGATCATCCCTGGTTTCAGAAAGCGCGTCAGGGCAAAGATTCCAAATATCATGATTACTATTTGTGGGAAGATGAGATGCCGGAGGACCCTGCAGGGGTTGTCTTCCCTGGGCCGCAAGAGAGCACCTGGACGTATGACGAACAAGCAGGGCAGTACTATTTCCACCGCTTCTATAAACATCAGCCAGATTTGAACATTGGCAATAAAGATGTTCAGGAAGAAATCCGGAAAATTATGGGCTTCTGGCTGAAGCTGGGCATCTCTGGGTTCCGCGTTGATGCGATACCGTTCGTGATTGAACAAGATCAATTCGATAAAGTTGCCTTTGATAACAAATATGACTACATCAGGAATCTGCGTCAGTTTTTATCATGGCGACAGGGTGATTCCGTCTTGCTAGCAGAAGCCAATGTCAAAATGGACCTCGTTGACGAGTACTTTGGCGACGGCGATAAAATGCACATGTTGTTCAACTTCATGGGCAATCAACATTTGTTTGCCGCCTTGGCGAAAGAAGAAGCCACGCCCTTGATTGAAGGCATCAAGAAAATCCCAGAAATCCCGGAAATGGGGCAATGGGCCAACTTCCTGCGTAATCATGATGAACTTGATCTGGGCCGCCTGGACGATAAAACACAGAAATTCGTGTTCGACAAATTCGCTCCTGAAGAGACGATGCGTATCTATAATCGTGGCATTCGCCGTCGTCTGGCGCCGATGCTGAGCAACAACCGCCACCAGCTAGAGCTTGCTCATAGCCTGATTTTTACCCTGCCTGGGACGCCAATTATTCGTTATGGCGAGGAGATCGGTATGGGTGATGATATGTCTTTGCCAGAGCGCAACAGTGTGCGCACGCCGATGCAATGGTCCTCTGAGGATAATGGTGGATTTTCTAACGCGCCTGCTGATGACCTCGTTCGTAAGGTCATTGATGATGGCGAGTATGGCTATGAAAAGGTGAATGTCGTTGAGCAGCAGCGCCATGAAGATTCGCTGCTTTCCTGGATGAAAAAAGCGATCAGCGTACGCAGACAGTGCCCTGAGTTCGGCGCAGGTGAGTTTGAGCTCATTGAGACGGATGACGCGCATACACTGGCACATCGCTGCACATGGGATGGACAGACGTTGATTGCCATTCACAATTTCGCCAATAAGAAGGCATCGGTCACGCTTGACTTTGGCTCTCCTGATGATGGCGTGGTTGATCTGTTAGGGGATCAGGAATACGTCCCTGTTGATAATGATGGTGAACACGAGGTCAAGCTGGAGCCATATGGTTACCGCTGGTTCCGCGTGCGCAAAGACGGGCGAGTCAACACAGAGAACAAATAG
- a CDS encoding ABC transporter ATP-binding protein: MSETLLQILNATKIYKQGQNDVVALQDFNLTINEQPASIVTIAGESGSGKTTIANLVLGFTGLTSGKIIFQGQDMSVANSKQIKEYRRNVQAVFQDPFGVYNPYYRVQHVFDLVMKNFSMARNKKESREMIEEALNVVGLYGEDVLRKYPHQLSGGQRQRIMMARAYMVKPKLIVADEPVSMVDASLRASILDVMMRLKEESNISFLYITHDLSTAYQIGDRIFLLYQGTVAETGKATDVIDAPKHPYVQLLVDSVPKPDPNIRWEGEIILPPEEEMRTSHRNGCRFYPRCPHRMDHCLTNFPPLYEVGEREHLASCFLYDEQVTKEEVKA; the protein is encoded by the coding sequence ATGTCCGAGACATTGCTACAAATCCTTAATGCGACCAAGATTTACAAGCAGGGTCAAAACGATGTCGTGGCGCTCCAGGACTTCAATCTCACAATTAATGAGCAGCCTGCTTCAATTGTGACGATTGCAGGCGAAAGCGGCAGCGGTAAGACGACGATTGCCAATCTCGTTCTGGGTTTTACGGGCCTGACCTCTGGGAAGATTATCTTCCAGGGGCAGGATATGTCTGTGGCGAACAGCAAACAGATAAAAGAATATCGTCGCAACGTTCAGGCCGTGTTCCAGGACCCCTTTGGCGTGTATAATCCGTACTATCGTGTGCAACATGTCTTTGATTTGGTCATGAAGAACTTCAGCATGGCCCGCAACAAAAAAGAATCTCGCGAGATGATCGAAGAAGCTTTGAATGTTGTGGGTTTATACGGTGAAGATGTGCTGCGCAAGTATCCGCACCAATTGAGCGGTGGGCAGCGCCAACGTATCATGATGGCGCGGGCCTATATGGTAAAGCCGAAGCTCATCGTAGCGGATGAGCCTGTATCCATGGTCGATGCGTCACTTCGTGCTTCCATCCTGGATGTGATGATGCGTTTAAAGGAAGAATCAAACATTTCTTTCCTGTATATCACGCATGATTTGAGTACTGCTTACCAAATCGGTGACCGGATTTTCTTGCTGTATCAGGGAACAGTGGCCGAAACAGGGAAGGCGACAGATGTTATTGATGCGCCGAAGCACCCTTATGTGCAACTGTTGGTCGATTCAGTCCCCAAGCCAGACCCCAACATCCGTTGGGAAGGCGAGATTATCCTCCCGCCGGAAGAAGAAATGCGCACATCGCACCGGAATGGCTGTCGTTTTTATCCTCGCTGCCCTCATCGTATGGATCACTGTTTAACGAACTTCCCGCCGCTTTATGAGGTGGGGGAACGTGAACATCTGGCTTCGTGCTTCCTCTATGATGAGCAAGTTACTAAAGAAGAAGTCAAAGCATAA
- a CDS encoding GntR family transcriptional regulator, producing the protein MGHLDIKISHESVIPLHEQLTNQIRHLILSKRWPAGFRLPSETELQKRLRISRSTIRHALRTMEMEGLIERMPGRGTFVTQLRERSNSNRPIAFMVTDFERPMQRQLLSGAEGIARAAGYPVFFCNSASNVAEERRLLEQIQHDDVMGVLLWPSVASCHSEYLAEMVENHLPPITVMDRTFNNVVCDYVASDNYAGGYSAVQHLIELGHEHIGFLSCRIMELLPIADRYRGYQDAMRDAGLEPYDPWLFGEPDEEIHFEAVLNAHSGSDLQVVGDIAELLKQHQQEATAIFAINDNVALLASKAANRIGLRIPDDLSVVGFDDIDIVSYLPTPLTTVAQDYFAIGQQAAKLLIERIEGCYSGPPRVVLLPTQLRARASTSVASRKLKHGLND; encoded by the coding sequence ATGGGCCATTTAGACATAAAAATCTCCCATGAGAGCGTTATCCCGCTCCATGAGCAGCTGACGAATCAGATCAGGCATCTTATACTTTCTAAGCGTTGGCCTGCTGGTTTTCGGCTTCCTTCAGAAACAGAACTTCAGAAACGATTGAGGATCAGTCGTAGTACCATCCGTCATGCGCTTCGCACGATGGAGATGGAAGGGTTGATCGAACGCATGCCAGGCCGTGGCACGTTCGTCACTCAATTGCGTGAGCGCAGCAACAGCAATCGCCCGATTGCCTTCATGGTTACAGATTTTGAACGTCCTATGCAACGCCAATTGTTGAGTGGGGCAGAGGGTATTGCACGTGCGGCGGGGTATCCAGTCTTCTTTTGCAATTCAGCTTCCAATGTCGCGGAAGAGCGCAGGCTCTTAGAGCAAATTCAGCATGATGATGTGATGGGTGTGCTTTTGTGGCCTAGTGTCGCAAGCTGCCATTCAGAATATCTGGCTGAAATGGTCGAGAATCATCTGCCACCGATCACGGTCATGGATCGGACATTCAATAATGTGGTGTGTGATTACGTTGCCAGCGATAATTATGCTGGGGGCTATAGTGCCGTCCAGCATTTGATTGAGCTAGGCCATGAGCACATTGGCTTTTTGAGCTGTCGGATTATGGAACTGCTCCCTATTGCAGATCGTTATCGTGGTTATCAAGATGCGATGCGTGATGCTGGTTTGGAGCCTTATGATCCCTGGCTATTTGGCGAGCCTGATGAAGAAATTCACTTCGAGGCAGTGCTTAACGCTCATAGTGGCAGTGATCTCCAGGTCGTAGGAGATATTGCTGAACTTTTAAAGCAGCATCAGCAAGAAGCAACGGCGATATTCGCGATTAATGATAATGTCGCGCTGCTGGCTTCTAAGGCTGCGAATCGGATTGGACTTCGCATCCCTGACGACCTTTCAGTTGTTGGGTTCGATGATATTGATATTGTTTCTTATTTACCAACACCGCTAACAACCGTTGCACAAGATTACTTCGCGATTGGCCAGCAAGCGGCCAAATTACTTATTGAACGCATCGAGGGTTGCTACAGTGGGCCACCACGTGTTGTGCTACTGCCAACCCAATTACGTGCGAGAGCCTCGACAAGTGTCGCCTCTCGCAAACTGAAGCATGGGCTGAACGACTAA
- a CDS encoding ABC transporter permease, giving the protein MSTVPTNVEQPVLAEAEAPSGQLTRTMGRFNKWDTPWLNPKLITGASMIAVILLVGIIGRFVWDTNLAYTASSPLNLPPVGFVNSRGQEGTWEHPLGTENSGRDMLAVIILGAPNSFLIGIVAATAGMAAGIVLGFTAGFVGGRVDDVIRLLSDVTITIPSLMVLIVIQSVMRQVDITTMALLIAAFAWPSPTRLIRAQVLSMRESGYVQMAKLSGASTFDIMFREMMPNLIPYLFASFIGNATGAILAAVGLETLGLGPQRVPTLGGTIYDAISAAALLRNMWWWWGLPTLLLALMFIGLLLINLGFDEIANPRLRRASS; this is encoded by the coding sequence ATGTCTACAGTACCAACCAATGTCGAGCAACCTGTCCTGGCTGAGGCTGAGGCCCCGTCAGGACAGTTAACCCGGACGATGGGGCGCTTCAACAAGTGGGATACGCCCTGGCTGAATCCGAAGCTCATTACAGGTGCCAGTATGATCGCTGTGATCCTCCTGGTTGGCATTATTGGCCGTTTTGTATGGGATACAAATCTGGCTTATACGGCTTCTTCGCCGTTGAACTTGCCCCCTGTTGGCTTTGTCAATTCACGCGGCCAGGAAGGAACCTGGGAGCATCCATTAGGGACCGAAAACAGTGGCCGTGATATGTTAGCTGTCATTATCCTGGGTGCGCCAAACTCTTTCCTGATCGGTATTGTAGCGGCGACAGCAGGTATGGCCGCGGGTATCGTCCTGGGCTTTACAGCCGGTTTTGTAGGCGGGCGGGTCGATGATGTCATTCGCTTGCTATCGGACGTTACGATCACAATACCTTCTTTGATGGTGCTGATCGTGATTCAATCGGTCATGAGGCAGGTTGATATTACGACGATGGCACTCTTGATTGCGGCTTTTGCTTGGCCTTCGCCAACAAGGCTTATCCGTGCGCAGGTATTGAGTATGCGCGAAAGTGGTTATGTACAGATGGCGAAACTCTCCGGTGCATCAACCTTTGATATTATGTTCCGCGAGATGATGCCGAACCTGATCCCATATTTGTTTGCCAGCTTCATCGGTAATGCGACCGGTGCCATTCTGGCAGCAGTCGGGCTAGAGACTTTGGGCCTGGGGCCGCAGCGTGTGCCTACGCTTGGCGGTACGATCTATGATGCCATTAGCGCTGCCGCTTTGCTGCGTAATATGTGGTGGTGGTGGGGCTTACCAACGTTGTTGTTGGCGCTTATGTTTATTGGTCTGCTTCTTATCAACCTCGGTTTTGATGAGATCGCAAACCCGCGTTTGCGTCGCGCCTCGAGCTAG
- a CDS encoding ABC transporter substrate-binding protein: MFKSKFGLVLVLIIGMFALSANVFAQDVAREDTVIFDIDSSNIANPTNFNWLVPGTLRNHGAHQAMWEPLFILNYETGEIEPWLGLSFEPNETLDVWTLTLREGVKWSDGEDFNADDVVFTINMLLGDETATLAEAANMQQWVESVEKIDDLTVQFNLVEPNPRFQLDYFSVRIWGSVLIMPEHIWEGQDPFTFTFYDEEQGWPVGTGPYTLTSAETNRMVWDRDDDWWGAAAGFQELPEPLRLIWMITGTEENRAQLMSNGQLDSVMSLTLGAFEAIQARNSNVVAWYGDLPYAWADPCPRQLSFNTTVAPWDSANMRNAVNLIIDRQQIIDVAYEGTSTPSRSMFVQYGGMEPFIGAIEEAGMSLSPTADVAAGQAMIEAEGWALNGQGLYEKDGQVLTADIVVNNSSIEYTRTVDVIVEQLRNAGIDAVSRPVTGATHGDLVNNGEFELAYDWDSCGSVNEPWNSMNRYTSHFVVPVGERAPGSNNWVRWDTEGTAAYTEIVDEIGTLPLGDESIPGMVAEAYQYLYDEMPIIPLVQASKLVPFDTTYWTGWPTQENNYNHPATWWNSTHQIIHHLTKAGGE; encoded by the coding sequence ATGTTCAAAAGCAAGTTTGGGCTGGTGCTCGTCCTGATTATTGGGATGTTTGCGCTTTCGGCTAATGTCTTTGCGCAAGATGTGGCTCGCGAAGATACAGTCATTTTCGACATTGACTCTTCTAATATTGCTAACCCGACCAATTTCAACTGGTTGGTCCCCGGTACCCTGCGGAACCATGGTGCTCATCAGGCAATGTGGGAACCGCTCTTCATCCTGAATTATGAAACTGGTGAAATCGAGCCGTGGCTGGGCCTGAGCTTCGAACCTAACGAGACGCTTGACGTCTGGACGCTCACACTCCGTGAAGGCGTTAAATGGTCCGATGGCGAAGACTTCAATGCAGATGATGTTGTTTTCACGATCAACATGTTGTTGGGCGATGAAACAGCGACACTTGCAGAAGCCGCCAATATGCAGCAGTGGGTCGAAAGCGTTGAGAAAATCGACGATCTGACTGTTCAGTTCAACCTGGTTGAGCCGAATCCTCGCTTCCAATTGGATTACTTCTCAGTGCGTATTTGGGGTAGTGTCCTCATTATGCCTGAGCACATCTGGGAAGGTCAGGATCCATTCACCTTTACGTTCTACGATGAAGAACAGGGCTGGCCGGTTGGTACGGGCCCCTATACCCTGACCAGTGCGGAAACCAACCGTATGGTATGGGACCGTGATGACGATTGGTGGGGTGCTGCTGCTGGGTTCCAGGAACTGCCAGAACCGCTGCGCCTGATCTGGATGATCACGGGTACAGAAGAAAACCGCGCTCAGTTGATGTCTAATGGCCAACTTGATAGTGTGATGAGCCTGACCCTGGGTGCCTTCGAGGCGATTCAGGCACGTAACTCGAATGTTGTTGCCTGGTATGGTGATCTGCCGTATGCATGGGCCGATCCTTGCCCGCGTCAGCTTTCCTTCAATACGACAGTTGCCCCGTGGGACAGCGCAAATATGCGCAATGCTGTAAATCTCATCATTGATCGTCAGCAAATCATTGATGTTGCTTACGAAGGCACATCCACTCCGTCGCGCAGCATGTTTGTGCAATACGGTGGTATGGAACCCTTCATCGGCGCAATCGAAGAAGCTGGTATGTCGCTTTCCCCGACCGCTGACGTGGCGGCTGGTCAGGCGATGATCGAAGCTGAAGGTTGGGCACTGAATGGGCAGGGTCTGTATGAAAAAGACGGCCAGGTCCTGACAGCTGACATCGTTGTCAACAACAGCAGCATCGAATACACCCGTACCGTTGACGTGATCGTCGAACAACTGCGTAATGCAGGCATCGACGCTGTGAGCCGCCCTGTAACTGGCGCGACCCATGGTGATCTCGTTAACAATGGTGAATTCGAACTGGCTTACGACTGGGATTCCTGTGGCTCCGTTAACGAACCGTGGAACTCCATGAACCGCTACACATCCCACTTTGTTGTACCGGTTGGCGAACGCGCCCCTGGTAGCAACAACTGGGTCCGTTGGGATACTGAAGGCACGGCTGCTTATACAGAGATCGTGGACGAAATCGGCACCCTGCCTCTCGGTGACGAGAGCATCCCAGGCATGGTGGCAGAAGCTTACCAATACCTGTATGACGAAATGCCGATCATTCCTCTCGTTCAGGCTTCCAAGTTGGTACCGTTCGATACCACCTACTGGACTGGCTGGCCGACCCAGGAAAATAACTACAACCATCCAGCGACCTGGTGGAACAGCACCCACCAGATCATCCATCACCTGACAAAAGCCGGTGGTGAATAA
- a CDS encoding DUF389 domain-containing protein gives MRQIFIQVPREHSNEAKQTIESYEPINLTQVDAEGKVGPTQMFIANVSNRKIEGLFEDLNRFPDTSVTLVPTGVYSFRLDTAQIPDQVTDIDLLSPIEVFLSGLQSIGSWKGFLGYAVAGGLLIWLGLYINSVVLLIAGMLVSPLAGPAMNLAISIARGDIMLMRHSLTRYVVAILAMVVVSAALSILIGLNIITQQMDSMSQISELAVLIPLVVGVGGALSLIQSSSSSLVSGTVSGLLVAASLGPPVDLIGIGIVLGEWDLVRTSIFVVLLQLVAINLSGTIVLRLNDLKARGGHYERGKRWLFPVGMVVTVVALAGLLLWQRTDPPKLQRASVAQEVANDIRDVFDDYTDANLIEMQTRFTRTDIQGQNSLLIVLYVQPSENTTQSDDAIQSQLRQSIQARIAEEGYHVTPLIDISVLEPPA, from the coding sequence ATGAGACAGATTTTTATTCAGGTGCCTCGTGAACACAGCAATGAGGCCAAACAGACAATCGAATCATATGAACCCATCAATCTGACGCAGGTTGATGCAGAAGGGAAAGTCGGCCCAACGCAGATGTTTATCGCGAATGTGTCGAATCGAAAAATTGAAGGCTTATTTGAGGACCTTAATCGCTTCCCGGATACAAGCGTGACATTAGTCCCCACAGGCGTCTATTCCTTTCGACTGGATACCGCGCAGATACCAGACCAGGTCACGGATATTGATCTGCTCAGCCCGATTGAGGTGTTCTTAAGTGGCTTACAGAGCATTGGCTCCTGGAAGGGCTTCCTGGGTTATGCGGTCGCCGGGGGGTTACTTATCTGGCTTGGGCTCTATATTAATTCTGTGGTGCTGCTGATTGCTGGTATGCTCGTTTCGCCACTGGCTGGTCCTGCGATGAACCTCGCGATTTCTATTGCACGCGGGGACATTATGCTCATGCGTCACAGTTTGACGCGGTATGTTGTTGCTATTCTGGCAATGGTCGTTGTCAGTGCGGCACTTTCAATCCTCATCGGGCTGAACATTATCACGCAGCAGATGGATAGTATGAGCCAAATCTCTGAACTAGCGGTTCTGATTCCGCTGGTTGTAGGGGTTGGTGGGGCACTGAGCTTGATTCAGTCAAGTAGCAGCAGCCTTGTTTCAGGGACTGTTTCTGGCTTATTGGTCGCTGCGTCGTTGGGCCCGCCTGTTGATCTGATCGGCATTGGTATCGTGCTTGGTGAATGGGATCTGGTCCGCACTTCGATTTTTGTGGTATTGCTACAGCTCGTCGCCATTAATTTATCAGGCACTATCGTCTTGCGCTTAAACGACTTAAAGGCTAGAGGGGGGCATTATGAGCGTGGTAAACGATGGCTGTTCCCGGTAGGGATGGTTGTTACAGTGGTTGCACTTGCGGGTTTACTACTGTGGCAGCGAACGGACCCTCCGAAGTTACAGCGTGCTTCTGTCGCCCAAGAAGTTGCAAATGACATTCGTGATGTGTTTGACGACTATACCGACGCAAACTTGATCGAAATGCAAACGCGCTTTACGCGAACGGATATTCAGGGGCAGAATTCTTTGCTGATTGTGTTGTACGTTCAACCTTCTGAAAATACAACACAATCAGACGATGCAATTCAGTCGCAACTTCGGCAATCTATTCAGGCTCGTATTGCTGAAGAAGGCTATCATGTGACGCCGCTTATCGATATTAGTGTGCTTGAGCCACCTGCATGA